ATGCCGAAGATGTTGACTATCTACTTCTCTCTGCTGCGCTTGCAACCAGTTGGTGGCTGATGTTGGAATTTTGGGGTACTCGTGACCCTCGAGTCCTTGGCTCTGGCGCTGACGAGTACAAGCGCGTAATTTCCAGTTCCGCGTGGTTATTCGGTTTGGTTGCAGTCGTATCCTACGGGCTGCGTATCGACACAGCACGTGGCTATGTCGGCCTGGCGTTTCCTGCAGGAGCCTTTGGATTGCTCGCCGCACGTTGGCTAATCCGCCAACATCTCAGCATGGATCGCAGACGCGGAGGAAGTAACAGTCGCGTTCTCATTGTTGGCGGCCCTCACTCCGCGAGTCATTTGGTCCGCTCCCTAAGAAGCGCACCTGACGCCGGATACTTGCCAGTCGCGGCCCACTTGCCTGGCGCTGGGGCAGAGTCGATGGAGGATGCAAAACTGGCCGTTCCGGTCACAGGCGTAGGCAGCGACTACGACTCAATCTTGTCAGCGATTCTTGAAACAAGAGTGGATGCGGTGGCCATCTCAGCAGGTGTGAACATACATCCCCATGACCTTCGCAGGTTGGGCTGGGAGCTGTCTGCTCGGGATATTGGCATGATCCTGGCTCCCGCCCTAACTGACGTTGCTGGTCCACGTATTCACACTCAGCCAGTCGCTGGCCTCCCTCTCATCCATGTCTCAACGCCGAAGCTTACGGGCGGTAAGAAGGTCGCCAAGCGGACTTTCGACATTGCCATCGCAAGTATTCTCGTGCTACTGCTCTCGCCCCTCCTCCTTATCCTGGGACTCCTAGTCAAGCTCACGAGTGAGGGGCCCGTGTTCTACCGACAAGAGCGTGTCGGGCTTCGAGGCTCAAGCTTTTATATGCTCAAGTTCCGTTCCATGAAGGTGAACGCCGACGACGAGCTGCTTAGATTACTCGATGCCCAAGGCTCTGCCGGTAAGCCTC
This genomic stretch from Micrococcaceae bacterium Sec5.1 harbors:
- a CDS encoding sugar transferase; this translates as MATLERSQAWQRRYTQRIRVVDAAVVVWAVAGAFGVRFGFTDINSGHAEDVDYLLLSAALATSWWLMLEFWGTRDPRVLGSGADEYKRVISSSAWLFGLVAVVSYGLRIDTARGYVGLAFPAGAFGLLAARWLIRQHLSMDRRRGGSNSRVLIVGGPHSASHLVRSLRSAPDAGYLPVAAHLPGAGAESMEDAKLAVPVTGVGSDYDSILSAILETRVDAVAISAGVNIHPHDLRRLGWELSARDIGMILAPALTDVAGPRIHTQPVAGLPLIHVSTPKLTGGKKVAKRTFDIAIASILVLLLSPLLLILGLLVKLTSEGPVFYRQERVGLRGSSFYMLKFRSMKVNADDELLRLLDAQGSAGKPLFKIENDPRITSVGRVLRKYSLDELPQLLNVIGGSMSLVGPRPQRDGEVALYDDAAHRRLYVSPGMSGLWQVSGRSNLTWEESIRLDLYYVENWSLMGDVVILFRTFRAVFASTGAF